GAGCAGCAGCAGCGCCCAGACCACGCCCGTGACGAGCCGTCCGGTGCCGGTGGAGCGTTCCGGGTCGGACAGGATCATGGTCAACACGTCCCACGGTTACGGCGATAGCCGAGGACCAGGACCGCGACGCAGGCGGCGCCGGCGAGGACCAGGCCGGTGACCGCGTGGGCCGTGTTGGGGCCGGTGCCGCGGGCGTCCACGGCGAGGTTCGCGGTGCCCCCGCCGCCCGCCTTGACGGGGGCGACCGGGGAGGCGTAGGCGGGCGGATGGAGGGTGGCCGAGGCGTACTCGGACGGGAGCGCGGGGGCCGAGGGGGCCGCCGAGGCAAGCTCGGACGGGAGAGCCTGGACCGTCGCGGCCCCCGCGGCGAGCTCGGACGGGAGGACCTGGGCCGTCGCGGCCCCCGCGTCGTCCTCGGACGGGAGGACCTGGACCGAGGGGGCCGCCGGGACGTCCTGGGACGGGAGAACCTGCAGCGACGGTGCCGCCGCTACGACCTCGGACGGGAGTACCAGCGCCGACGGTGCCGCCGAGGCCGGCTCGGCCGGGGACGGCGAGGCGTCGGCGAGGGTGCTGGGTGCCGTGATCGACTCGGACGCGTCCTCGCCCGGGCCGGCCGAGGCCCCGTCGTCCGCCGCGTGTGCCACCGGCGCGACGGCGGCGGTGGTGGCCAGCACGCCGGTACAAAGAGTCAGTCGCAGTGAACCCATCGTGAACCTCCAGACACCTGGAGACTCCCCCGCACGTCCCGCCCCCGCATCCGCAGCGCGGGCGGGACTGCTCCGTACGGGTGGGTTTCGCCCCAGTACGACCGCAAAGCGGTTTACGTCCGCCGGCCCCGGTCCGGTTAGACGCGGTCCACCAGGTCCGCGATCGAGTCGACGATCTTCGACGGGCGGTACGGAAAGTCCTCGACCTGCTCGGGACGGGTCAGCCCGGTCAGGACCAGGAAGGTCTGCATGCCGGCCTCCATGCCCGCCAGCACGTCGGTGTCCATCCGGTCGCCGATCATGGCGCTGGTCTCGGAGTGGGCTCCGATGGCGTTCAGACCGGTCCGCATCATCAGCGGGTTCGGCTTGCCCGCGAAGTACGGCTTGCGGCCGGTCGCCTGGGTGATCAGCGCCGCCACGGCGCCGGTCGCGGGCAGCGGGCCCTCGGTGGAGGGGCCGGTCTCGTCCGGGTTGGTGCAGATGAAGCGGGCGCCGCCGAGGATGAGCCGTACGGCCTTGGTCATGGCTTCGAAGGAGTACGTCCGCGTCTCGCCGAGGACGACGTAGTCCGGCTCGTGGTCGGTGAGGATGTACCCGATGTCGTGCAGCGCGGTGGTCAGGCCGGCCTCGCCGATCACATAGGCCGAGCCGCCCGGCCGCTGGTCGTCCAGGAACTTCGCCGTGGCCAGCGCGGACGTCCAGATGTTGTCGATCGGCACGTCCAGGCCCATCCGGCGGAGCCGGGCGTGCAGGTCGCGCGGGGTGTAGATGGAGTTGTTGGTGAGGACGAGGAAGGGCTTGCCGGACTCGCGCAGCTTCTTGATGAAGGCGTCGGCACCGGGGATCGGTACGCCCTCGTGGATCAGCACTCCGTCCATGTCGGTGAGCCATGAGTCGATGGGCCTGCGGTCTGCCATGTGCGTCGATCACTCCAGGCGTACGTGCGAGATGAGCTGGGGGCGCCGGAACCACGGCGTACCGACGCCCCCAGCGTAGTCAGGACTGGCTGATCCTGACCCCGTCGATCACCCAGTACCGGTTGTCGCCCGCCGTGCGACGGAAACGGACACGGACCGTGGTGGCAGCAGCGGGGACCTGGGGGCGGTTCAGGTGTGCGACGGGGCGTCGGCGGTGCAGTTCGCACGTGCGGGCAACCGAGCGACGCGCACATGGCGTCGCGGGGCGGTCGGGGCGGGTCGGCCAGGGCCTAACGGCGTCTGCGGGCCAGCAGCAGGACTCCGCCGGCGACGACGAGCAGGAAGGAGGCGGCGGCGAGGGCGCCGCGCGGGGTGGTGAGGCCGGTGCGGGCGAGTTCGTCGGCGAAGGAGAGGTGGCCGTCGGGGGCGGCGGCGGTGGAGGTGGCGGAGGGGTCGCCGTCCGGCTCGGCGGCGCCCTTGGGCTCGGCGCGCACCCGGAAGCGGTAGTCGTTCGACTGCCCGACCCAGTCGCCGTCGTCGTCCCGCCGCTGCACGACGGCCGCGTTGGCGGTGACGTCGTTCGGTACGGCGTCGGAGGTCATCGCCAGCCGCACCCGCACGGTCAGCGTCTGCCCGGGCGGCACGGTGAAGCCCGCGAACCCGTCGCCGAAGGCACCGACCAACTCGTCCTGGTCGGTCCGCTCGAACCGCACCGGCCGTGGCCGTGCCCCCTCGTAGAACTCCATCCGGGGCTGTGACGGCTTCAGCGCCCGCTTGCCGTCGACGAGCACCACGACCGGGTGGATGTCGGTGCACAGGCTCTGGGTGGTGTTGGTGAGCTCGATGGTCCAGGTCCCGTACCCGCCGCCGGCGTCGTAGGAGCCGGGGCCGCCGGGGATGCGGGTGGTGATCGGGAACTGCCGGTTGTCGGAGGCGGTGCAGTCGGACCCGGGGGCCGCGTGCACCGGAGATGCGGCTCCGCCGAGGAGGGCGGCCGCGGCGAGGCTGAGGGTGACGGGCGTGCACAGTCGCATGGACCCATTCCGCGCCGGGCGAGGCCCACCGCGCCAGGACGCCGCTCCGTACGGCCCAACAGGTCCGCCCGATCGGGCAGATGACTCGGCTCCGGCCCACCGGAGACAGCGGTCACCGGGAACGGGCGAAGGCGGCCCACCCCCACCCCACGGCCCGCCCGCTCCGGCAGAGGCACAGCCGACCCGCCGGACCGGCGAAACACGCCCCGCCCCCACCCCTCAGCCCGCCCCACCGAGCCCCCGACCGAGCCCCGGCCCACCGGACACGCGGACTCACAGAACCCGCGAAACACGCCCCACATCACCCGACGGCCCGCCCGCACACGCGGACGGCACGCCCAGCACTCCGGAGACGACGACCCACCGCGACCGGCGGACCCGCCCCGCCCTCACGCCACGGCCCGTCCGAACAGGGGTGCCAGCAGCAGTTGTGCGGCGCCCTCGGCGACCGCGCGTCGTCCGCCGCCCGCGATCCGCACCGGCACCGCGTCCTCCCCCGTGCGCCGGGCGCGTTCCTCGAGAACCCCGGCGACCCCTCGCAGGAACCGCTCCGGCTCGTCCGCGACGGTCCGCCCGCCGAGCAGCACGTGGTCGACGTCGAGCAGCGCGACCAGGTTGCCCGCCCCGACCCCCAGCACCCGCGCCGCCTCCGCCACGTCCCCGCGCGTGACCGCGTCGAGACACAGCGCCTCGACGCACCCCCGGTTCCCGCACTCGCACACCGGTCCGTCCAGCTGCACGACCTGGTGCCCGAACTCCCCCGCCCCCGTCCGGGTCCCGCGATGCACCGCGCCCCCGATCACCAGCCCGCAGCCGAGCCCCGCCGCGAAGTGCAGGTACGCGAAGGATCCGGTCCCGCCCCCCACGGCCAGCCGCAGCGCGGCGGCGTTCGTGTCCTTGTCGACCACCACGGGCAGTTCCAGCCGCCGCTCCAGCACGTCGCGCAGCGGAAAACCGTCCCACTCGGGAAACCCGGTGACTCGGTGCAGCACCCCGCGGACGTGGTCGAGCGGCCCGGGCAGCGCGACCCCGGCGCCGAGCAGCGTGCGGACGCCGGCCCCCGCGTTACCGCCGAGCACGTCCGCGACGAGGGCGGCCACCTGCCCCACCACGGCCTCGGCCCCCGCCCCGAGGTCCGTCGCCGCGCACCGCTCCTCCGCCACCACGCCCGCCAGGTCGACGAGCACCACCCGCAGCTCGTCCCGGTCCAGATGCACGCCCACCGCGTGCCCGGCCTGCGGCACGAGCCGCAGCACCGTGCGCGGCTTGCCCCCGGTGGACACCAGCCGCCCGGCCTCCGTCACCAGCCCTTCGTCCCGCAGCCGCCCGGTGATCTTGCTGACGGCCTGCGGGGTCAGCCCGGTCCGCTCGGCGAGCTCCAGCCGGCTGACGCCCTCCGTCCCGGCCCTGCGCAGGAGTTCGAGGACCAGCGCGGCGTTGTGGCTGCGCAGCGCCGGCAGGTTCGCTCCCTGCCGCACGCCCTGCTGAGCGCCGTGCCGCACGCCCGCTCCGGTGGTCATGTCCGTCCTGTTCACGCTCCCATTGTCTCCGCCGCTTGCACTTTGGCAACAGCGTTGCGAAAGTGGACGCATGACTGGCACACCCCCTGGCTCGCCCCTCCGCGTCGGCCTCGTCGGCTACGGCCTGGCGGGCTCCGTCTTCCACGCCCCGCTGATCGCCACCACCGAGGGCCTGGCCCTGGACACGGTGGTCACCTCGCACCCCGAGCGGCAGGAGCAGGCCCGCGCCGAGTACCCGGGCGTGCGGGTCGCCGCCACCCCGGACGAGCTGTTCGAGCGGGCCGACGACCTGGACCTGATCGTCGTCGCGTCCCCGAACCGGACGCACGTCCCCCTCGCCACCACCGCCCTCAAGTCCGGCCTGCCGGTGGTCGTCGACAAGCCCCTCGCCGGCACCGCCGCCGAGGCCCGGGAGCTGGCCGCCCTCGCCGACGAGCGCGGCGTGCTCCTCTCCGTCTTCCAGAACCGCCGCTGGGACAACGACTTCCTGACGCTGCGCCACCTCCTCGCCGAGGGCGAGCTGGGCGACGTATGGCGCTTCGAGTCCCGCTTCGAGCGGTGGCGGCCGCAGCCGAAGGGCGGCTGGCGGGAGTCCGGCGACCCGGCGGAGATCGGAGGTCTGCTCTACGACCTCGGCAGCCACGTCGTCGACCAGGCCCTGGTCCTCTTCGGCCCGGCCACCTCGGTCTACGCCGAGGCCGACCTCCGCCGCGCGGGCGCCGAGACGGACGACGACACCTTCATCGCCCTCACCCACGCGAGCGGCGTCCGCTCCCACCTCTACGTCTCCGCGACGACCGCCCAGCTCGGCCCGCGGTTCCGGGTGCTGGGCTCGCGGGCGGGCTACGTCAAGTACGGCCTGGACCCGCAGGAAGCGGCCCTGCGGGACGGGCAGCGCCCCTCCGCGTCCGCCGACTGGGGCACCGAGCCCGAGTCGCTGTGGGGCCGCGTCGGCTCCGGAGAGTCCCCGCTGACCGACGGCGGCCGCCCGCTGCGCACCCTGCCCGGCGACTACCCCGCGTACTACGCCGCGATCGCCGCGGCCCTGCGCGACGGCGCCCCCAACCCGGTGACCGCCCTGGAGGCGGCCGCCGCCCTCGACGTCCTGGAAGCGGCCCGCCGTTCGGCCCGAGACGGAGTGGCGGTGACCCTGTGACCAACAGCCGCAAGAGCGCGACGACCCCGAAGATCGCCCCCGAACTGACGCCCTCCGTCGAGGAGCTGGAGGCCCAGGAACGCCGCCTGGTGTTCCGCCGGTTCACCCACGACGACGCCTGGGCGCTCGGCTCGCTGCTGGTGGAGCTGGCCCGGGAACGCCAGGCCCCGGTCGCCATCGACATCCACCGCGCCGGCCAGCAGCTCTTCCACGCCGCCCTGCCCGGTTCCACGCCCGACAACGACGCCTGGATCGCCCGCAAGCGCCGGGTGGTGGAGCGCTACGGCTCCGCGTCGTACCTGGTCGGCGCCCGCTTCCGGGCCAAGGGCACGACCTTCGAGGAGTCCTCCCGGCTGGACCCCGACACCTACGCCGCTCACGGCGGCTCCTTCCCGATCACCGTGGAGGGCGTCGGAGTCGTCGGCGCGGTGACGGTCTCCGGCCTGCCGCAGCTCCAGGACCACCGCCTCGTGGTGGAGGCGCTGGAGCACGTCCTGGGCGAGCAGCTCTGAGTCACCGGACGACCTGATCCCGGCCCGGGGGCCGGGGATTAAGGCGCGCGACCCTCCGGTTGCCACCGAGGAGCAGCCGTCACGGCAACCGGAGGGATCGCACCCATGGACAACCCCGCAGCCTCGCTGAAGGAGCGGCTGGGACGGTACGGCATCTGGAGCGTGGGCCTGCGTTCGGAGGACCCCGGCCGCCGCGCCGAGGTCGACGAGTCGGCCGTCGAGCTGGAGGAACTGGGCTTCGGCGGGCTCTGGCTGGGCGGCAACAGCTCCGCCGCGAACGCCGCCCCCCTCATCAGGGCCACCCAGGGCATCACCGTCGGCACCAGCATCCAGAGCATCTGGCAGCACGAGCCCGCCGTCGCCGCCGCGGCTCGCGCCGAGCTGGAGGCGGCCCATCCCGGCCGGTTCGTGCTGGGCCTCGGCGTGAGCCACGCCAAGCTCGCCGAGCAGTACCGGCGCCCGTACTCGGCCCTCGTCGGCTACCTCGACGCACTCGACGCCGCCGGCGTGCCGTCCGAACGCCGGGTGCTGGCGGCGCTGGGCCCGAAGACGCTGGAGCTGGCCCGGGACCGGGCGGCCGGCGCGATCCCGTACCTGACCACACCGGAACACACGGCGTACGCCCGCGACATCCTGGGCGACGCCCCGCTCCTCGCGCCCGAGCTGAAGGTCGTCCTGGAACGGAACCCGGAGCGGGCCCGCGGGGTGGCCCGGGACTACCTGGCGATGTACCTCTCACTGCCGAACTACACGGACAACTTCCTCCGCCACGGCTTCACCGAGTCGGATCTGGCGGACGGCGGCAGCGACCGCCTGATCGACGCGGTCTTCGCCTGGGGCGACGACAGCCGCGTGCGGGAGCGCGTGACGGCCTTCCACGCGGCGGGCGCGGACCACGTCGCGCTGCAGGTGGTGGACGGAGGCCCGAGCGACGCCCTGCCGCGCGCGGCGTGGCGCCGCCTCGCCGATCTCCTGGCGTGATCGAAAAGCACTAAATGATCACCTTGTGAGACATTTCACGAGGGAATGGCTGGACTCGTGCCCATCGCAGATTTAGTTTCCCTAAAAGAGCAATGCGGGAAATGAGCAATGCGAGCCTGCCAGGGGAGTGACCTCGCGGACGGCCGCCCGCCCCGGAAGGTGGACAAGTGAGCGAAGACGCCGTGTGGGTGCGGGGTGTGACCGGCATCCAACTGCACCACGTCACCAATCTGCAGGACGCCCGACGATTCCTCGGCAACGCCGTCATGGCGCTGAGCGCCGCCCATGTGAGGACCGGCGACGCCCGGTTCTCCGGTCTCGCCGACCAGCTGAAGGCGATGGTCGCCGAAACGCGCGACCTCGAGGGCCAGGCCCGGGAGAGCATGCAGCAGCTGCACTCCACGGACCCGGAGCGGTTCGCGCGCTGCCGGGAGGGCGAGGAGCCCTGGCCGGACGAGCTCCAGGCGGGCTTCATCCCCCGCCACACCTGCCGGGACGAGTGCCTCTACCACGACCGCGACGTGCTGGACGCCATCCTCCAGTGCACCTGCGGCCGGCCCCCGTGCCGCGCCTGCGCCATCGCGGGCGCACCCTGACCAACCGGGGCCGGTCCGGCACCTGACGCCGGCCCGGCCCCGGTCGTACGTACGACGTCGAGCGCGGTCGCTGTGGCCGCGCCCGACGTTTTTCACCGCCCGAACCACCGCGCGGCCAAGGCCCGAACGGCGGCGCGCGGCGGCTCCCAGGGCACTCCCAACTCGCCTTGACACGCCGTCGTAGGAGGAGTTGCCTGGAATGTGAGGCAGCTTTCCAAGGTGTGTCCGGATCGGTCGGATCCGCGCCCTTGGCCAACGGCTGGAAACGGGCGGCGAAGATTTATGGCGACGTACGAGTATTCCTGCAATCGCTGCGGTTCTTTCGACGTGCGGCGACCCATCGGCACCACTTCGGCCGAGGAATTCTGCCCGCGGTGCTCGCGCAGGGCTCGGCGCGTGTACACCTCCCCTGGAACTGCCTTCACGTCGCCCGCGGTCGCGCGTCTGCGCGAGCGGGAGGAAGAGTCTCGGGAAAACCCCGCGGTGGTCACGCGGGTGCCTCCCAAGGAGGCGGCGCCGAGGCCGACCCATCCGGCCCACGCCCGGCTTCCCCGGCCCTGACCGGGAAGTCGCGGACCGGCCGGTAGCGCCCTTCGTCGAGGGCGAGTTATCGGGAGGTGTGTCCCTTGGCCAATGTCGGGCTTCTCTTCGTGGGCGCGGTGCTGTTCCTGAACGGACTGATGCTGCTGGGGAAGGTGGACAGCCGGTCGGCCGCCATCTTCAACCTGTTCGTGGGCGGACTTCAGGTCCTCACTCCCACCTATCTCATCATCGCCGCGAACCAGGACCCCCAGCGCATTCTGCTGGCATCCGGCATCTTCCTCTTCGGTTTCACCTACCTGTATGTAGGAATCGGGCTGCTGATGGGCCTCGACACGACGGGCGTGGGCTACTACTCGCTGTTCGTGTCCATCGTGGCGCTCGGCTATTCCTTCGTCAGTTTCCGGCAGTTCGGCGATCAGCCCTTCGGAGCCATCTGGCTCTACTGGGCGTTCCTGTGGTTCCTCTTCTTCCTGCTCCTGGGTCTGAAGATGGAGGCGCTGACGCCCTATGTGGGCTGGGTGACCGCCATCCAGGGCTGGGTGACCGGTGTCATTCCGGCATTCCTGCTGCTGTCCGGTTACTGGGTCGCGGAGAACTTCTACGAGATCGCGATCGCTCTGGGCGCGTTCGCCGTGGTGACCTTCGGCGGGCTGTGGTTCGCACTGCGCCACAGGCGGCCAGGCAGGCCCGCGCAGGAGTACGACGCCTATGCGGCCGGCAGCCACGGCTAGGCCCTCGCCTCGCCGCCGTCTCGTGACCGCCACCCCAGACAAAAGAACATGAGGGATTCACATGCCAGAAGTAATCTTCAGCGTCGACCAGTCAAAGTCGATGCGCGACCAGGATGTCCCCGGACACAACAGGTGGCATCCGGATATCCCGAACGTCGCGATGGTGCGCCCGGGGGACGAGTTCCGCGTCGAATGCCGGGAGTGGACCGACGCGCAGATCCTCAACAACGACTCCGCCAACGACGTTCGCGATGTCGACCTGAAGCGCGCGCACATGCTCAGTGGGCCGATAGGCGTCGAAGGCGCCGAGCCGGGCGACCTGCTCGTCGTCGACATCCTCGACCTCGGGCCGGTCCCGCAGAAGGTCGGCGACGCACCGGGCGAAGGCTGGGGTTACACCGGCGTTTTCGCCAAGGCCAACGGTGGCGGCTTCCTGACGGACTACTTCCCGGACGCCTACAAGGCGATCTGGGAGTTCCACGGGCAGGTGGCGACCACCAGGCACCTTCCCGGTGTCCGCTTCACCGGCATCACCCACCCCGGCCTCTTCGGCACCGCGCCGTCCGCGGAGCTGCTGGAACGGTGGAACAGGCGCGAGCAGGCCCTGATCGACACCGACCCGGACCGCATCCCGCCCCTGGGACTCACGCCCGACCCCGATCAGGCGCTGGCCGGGCAGGCGAGCGGATCGGACGCCGACCGCATCTGCCAGGAAGGGGCCCGCACCGTTCCCGCGCGGGAGAACGGCGGCAACCACGACATCAAGAACTTCACTCGTGGCTCGCGCGTCTTCTACCCCGTCCACGTCAAGGACGCCAAGCTGTCGGGCGGTGATCTGCACTTCAGCCAGGGAGACGGTGAGATCACCTTCTGCGGCGCCATCGAGATGGGCGGCTTCATCGACTTCCACGTCGATCTGATCAAGGGCGGCATGGAGAAGTACGGTGTCACGACCAACCCGGTCTTCATGCCGGGCAACGTCGAGCCGCGGTACTCGGAGTTCATGTCCTTCATCGGGATCTCCGTCGACCACGACACCGACACCAACTACTACCTGGACGCGACGGTCGCCTATCGCCGCGCCTGCCTCAACGCCGTCGAGTACCTGAAGAGGTTCGGCTACACCGGAGAGCAGGCCTATCTGCTCCTCGGCGCGGCCCCCATCGAGGGACGCATCAGCGGGATCGTCGACATCCCGAACGCCTGCTGCTCCCTGTACCTGCCGACCTCGATCTTCGACTTCGACGTCCGTCCCACCTCGGAGGGGCCGAAGTCCGCGGACCGCGGTCAGTGCGCGGTGACCACCTGAGCCGAGGGTCACCCCCGCCCCCTCGCCGGGCTCCCACTCGGCGAGGGGTCGCCCCGCCCCCTCGCCGGGCTGCCACTCCGGACCGCCACCAGCCGCCCGGAGGCCCGGCCCGGGGGCCTGTGCGTGCGTGACCGACGGCGGCGCACGGAGCGGTCCCCGACCCGTCAGGCGTCCTTGAACTCCTGGCGCTGCCGGCCCAGCCCCTCGATCTCCAGCTCCACCACATCACCCGCCCGCAGATACGGCTTGGGCTCCGGGTGCCCCATCGCGACGCCCGCGGGCGTGCCGGTGTTGATCACGTCCCCCGGGTACAGGGTCATGAAGTGGCTCACGTACCGCACGACCTCGCCCACGGAGAAGATCTGCTCGGCGGTCGTCCCGTCCTGCTTCAGCTCCCCGTTGACCCACAGCCGCAGTGACAGCCGCTGCGGATCCGGCACCTCGTCCGCGGTCACCAGCCACGGGCCCAGCGGATTGAACGTCTCGCAGTTCTTGCCCTTGTCCCAGGTTCCCCCGCGCTCGATCTGGAACTCCCGCTCGGACACGTCGTGCGCCACCGCGTACCCGGCGACGTGCGCGAGCCCGTCCCGCGCCGACTCCAGGTAGCGGGCCGTACGCCCGATGACGACCGCGAGCTCCACCTCCCAGTCGGTCTTGCGCGAGCCCCGCGGCACGAGGACGGTGTCGTCCGGCCCGACCACCGTGTCCGGGGCCTTGAAGAACACCACCGGCTCGGCGGGCGGCTCGGCCCCGGTCTCCCGGGCGTGGTCGTGGTAGTTCAGCCCGATGCACACGATCTTGCCGATCCGCCCCAGCGGCGGTCCGATCCGCAGCCCCGCCCCCTCCAGCACCGGCAGCTCCCCGGTGCCGGCGGCCGCACGGATCCGGTCGAGCGCGGCGTCGTCGGCGAGCAGCCCGCCGTCGATGTCCGGCACGAGACCGGACAGGTCCCGCAGCACGCCCTCGCCGTCGAGCAGCGCGGGCCGCTCCGCCCCGGCCGTACCGACTCGCAGCAGCTTCATGGTCACCATCTCCCTCGATCGCGGGGCGCCCGCCGACGTGTGCGGCCGTCGGAGGACTGATCGATCGTCCAAGGTGACGGTCCAGTCCGCAACACCCCGTTCACGTACTGGACCGTAGCTCCAGGTGGTCAGCGGTGGGGCACCGCCCGCTCCACCGCGCTCCACGTCGTACCGATCACCACGTACAGGGCGGCCGCGAGCGGCACCACCGCCACGGTGACCAGCGTGACGAAGGACAGGAACGGCATGACCCGGGCGACGGCGCCGAGGCCGGGCAGCCGCTCGCCGTCCGCCGGGACGGAGATGCCGGCGGACGGCGTTTTCCCGCACTGCTGAACCCATGATCACTGAGGGCCGTGCGACGCGCGCAGGGCTGAGCCGCCCTCGACGGTGGTGCTTTTGGAGCAGACGCCGAGAGCGGCCGAGGGCTGGGAGCAAGCCCTCACATGCCCTACCGCGGCGTAACGGACGACGGATGCAGTCGCATCCCCGTTCGAGCAGCCGGCCGCGTCGGCGTCGCCCGCCACCCCGCGCGCCTGAGGGCCGCGACCAGGCTGCTCGAGCACTTCCTCAAGGGGGAACGGCCGGCTAAGCCGGGACAGGCTCCCCGATCCCGATCATGTTGCCCTCACTGTCACGGAACCAGGCGGCACGCTCGCCCCGCGCCCCCTTGCTCGGATAGTTCCCCTCGACGTCGGCGATCCCGTCGTCCCCCGTCCGCAGCCCCGGCAGGTCGACGACCTCGAACTCGACCCCGCGCTCCCTGAGCGCGGCCACCACCCTGTCGATGTCATCGACCTGCCACCCCATCTGCGTGAACGTTCCGGGCGAAGCCCCCTCCGACTCGAACAGGGCGAATTCCACGCCACCACACCGGTACAGCAGCCCACCGGGCCGCTCGTCGAGGGGCTCCAGCCCGAGCTTCTCGGAGTAGAAGCGCCGGGCGCGCTCCAGATCCTGAGCGGGCAGCCGGGTCGCCACACGCCCGCGGGCCAGCAGATCCAACGCGTCCGTGTCCATACCCTCACTGTGCCGCAGCCGGGCGGGGCGGTCCTGTCGGACGGCGGGCGACCCTGTCGGGAGGCGGGGCGGCCCTGTGGGAGGCGGGGCAGCCCTGTCGGGAGGCGACGCGTCCCCCTGTGGCGGCGGGCGGCCCTGTCGGGAGGCGGGGCGGCCCTGTGGGGGCGGGCGGCCCTGTCGGGAGGCGGCCCGGCGCCTGTCTCACCTTCCTTTGTCACCACGCGGCAGTACGGTGTCCCCCATGCGCCCCGACACGCCTGCCGAGAACGTCGACCACACCGCCGAGGCGGCCCGCCTGGAGCGAACCGCCGGCCTGTACCCCGAGGACACCGAGGCCCTGCTGCTGCGGGCCGCGGCCCACCTGGAACTGTCCGGCGACCGCCCCGCCGCCACCGCGCTCTACGACCGCCTGCTCTCCTCCGGGGACGACCTGGAGCACCCGCACCTGATCCGCGCCCTGAAGGCCTCGAACCTCTGGGAGTACGGCCACGAGGCGGAGGCCCGGGCGATCATCGACGGCATCCGCACGGCGTCCCCGCGCGACCCGGCCCCCTGGGTGATCGTGGCCGAGGCCCTGGAGGCCCACGACGAGTTGGAGACGGCGCAGGAGATCTTCACGGAGGCCACCCGTCTCCTGTCCGGGGACGCGCCGAAACCCCCACGGTCCGCTCACCCCCTCTTCTTCGGCCGCCACCGCGTACGGCGCATGCTGGGCCTCCCCCACGACGACTGGGACGCCCTGGCCGACACCCTGCACTCCATGCCGGTCTCCCTGGACGAACTCCACGACCCGAAGCGCGTGTGGTCCCTGGGCTCGAACAACCCGGCGGAGCTGGAGGCGGAGATCTCCCGCCTTCGAGCCGAGCTGGGCGCCTACAGGGAGGCCCTCTCCCGCCCGTTCCCGGTGGCGATACTGCACTGGCCGGAGGGCGAGCTGACGGAGTTGCTGACGGCGTACCCGTCCCTGACCTCGGAGTACCCCTCGCACGAGGAGCACCTGTCGACGATAGAGGCCTCCCTGCGCGAACTGTCCGCCTCCGGCACACCCAACCTGGGAGTCGTCACGGGCACGGTCCCCTCTTACGAGGCCTTCGCGGCATCGGAGGGCACGACCCCGGACGACACAACACTCCTCCCTCAGTACGCGACGACCCTGGCGGCCCGAGGCCGAGCGGTGGCATGGCCACCGGAGCGGGCTGGTGCGTGCTGGTGCGGGACGGGGAACTCGTACGGCGAGTGTCATGGGGTGGAGTCTTGAGGCCGCCCTCCACCTACCACGGTCCTCATTACCCCGCCCACCGGTCGATAGCCGCTGAGCCCACCTGGCGTGC
This region of Streptomyces chromofuscus genomic DNA includes:
- a CDS encoding fumarylacetoacetate hydrolase family protein, translated to MKLLRVGTAGAERPALLDGEGVLRDLSGLVPDIDGGLLADDAALDRIRAAAGTGELPVLEGAGLRIGPPLGRIGKIVCIGLNYHDHARETGAEPPAEPVVFFKAPDTVVGPDDTVLVPRGSRKTDWEVELAVVIGRTARYLESARDGLAHVAGYAVAHDVSEREFQIERGGTWDKGKNCETFNPLGPWLVTADEVPDPQRLSLRLWVNGELKQDGTTAEQIFSVGEVVRYVSHFMTLYPGDVINTGTPAGVAMGHPEPKPYLRAGDVVELEIEGLGRQRQEFKDA
- a CDS encoding VOC family protein, with the translated sequence MDTDALDLLARGRVATRLPAQDLERARRFYSEKLGLEPLDERPGGLLYRCGGVEFALFESEGASPGTFTQMGWQVDDIDRVVAALRERGVEFEVVDLPGLRTGDDGIADVEGNYPSKGARGERAAWFRDSEGNMIGIGEPVPA